In Rahnella variigena, one DNA window encodes the following:
- the rodZ gene encoding cytoskeleton protein RodZ, whose translation MNTEAPQENNAKLTTGERLRQAREQLGLSHQAVAERLCLKVSTIRQIEEETTPADLAPTFLRGYLRSYAKLVHVPEEELLGLIGKQAPIKVPKVASMQGFSLGKSRKKRDGWLMGFTWLVVFVVVGLTGAWWWQNHQAQQQEIATMADQSSAQLNQDNGQGQTIPLGDNANSAPTTDDTASEPATAANAPQAQNSIPLNTAPAATANSAPATTTAPAEQAPAAVSTSQPAATAENGLPTGDAQTAAAAGADPQAVTFTFKADCWFQIDDASGKTLFSGMKKGGETFSVKGTAPYKLKIGAPGAVDIQFQGKPVDLSRFVKSSRVARLTLAAE comes from the coding sequence ATGAATACTGAAGCCCCTCAAGAAAATAATGCAAAACTGACAACAGGCGAACGTCTGCGTCAGGCTCGTGAACAGTTAGGTCTTAGTCATCAGGCCGTTGCAGAACGCCTGTGTCTGAAAGTCTCGACTATTCGCCAAATTGAAGAAGAAACGACGCCGGCCGATCTTGCGCCGACTTTCCTGCGTGGTTATCTCCGTTCTTATGCCAAGCTGGTTCATGTACCTGAAGAAGAATTATTAGGTCTGATCGGTAAACAAGCGCCGATCAAAGTGCCTAAAGTGGCGTCAATGCAAGGGTTCTCTCTCGGTAAGTCTCGCAAAAAACGCGATGGCTGGCTGATGGGCTTTACCTGGCTGGTGGTGTTTGTTGTGGTTGGTCTGACGGGTGCGTGGTGGTGGCAAAATCATCAGGCGCAGCAACAGGAAATCGCAACCATGGCCGATCAGTCATCGGCACAGCTGAATCAGGATAACGGCCAGGGGCAGACCATTCCTCTGGGCGATAACGCAAATTCTGCACCGACCACAGACGATACGGCTTCTGAGCCAGCGACTGCTGCAAATGCACCGCAAGCACAGAACAGCATTCCGTTGAACACAGCACCGGCGGCGACCGCCAACAGTGCGCCAGCGACGACGACTGCGCCAGCTGAACAGGCACCTGCTGCCGTTTCTACCAGCCAGCCAGCAGCCACCGCTGAAAACGGTCTGCCAACCGGTGATGCACAAACTGCTGCGGCAGCGGGTGCGGATCCACAAGCGGTCACTTTTACCTTTAAAGCTGACTGCTGGTTCCAGATTGATGACGCGTCAGGCAAAACCCTGTTCAGCGGCATGAAGAAAGGCGGTGAAACCTTCAGCGTGAAGGGCACTGCGCCGTATAAACTGAAAATCGGTGCGCCGGGTGCAGTAGATATCCAGTTCCAGGGCAAACCGGTTGATTTAAGTCGTTTTGTAAAATCAAGCCGTGTTGCGCGCCTGACCTTAGCTGCCGAGTAA
- the pilW gene encoding type IV pilus biogenesis/stability protein PilW, which produces MLIAAGMSVALLAGCSSSPKESQPASGAAQTRLELGMAYLNQGNMDAAKQNLQKAVDGAPQDYRTQLGMALYEQKNGNQKAAESRYQQALKLAPQNGTVLNNYGAFLCSLGQYVPAQQQFSAAANAPDYGQVADSLENAGYCFLKANQNEEARVLLSRALKVDPDKGAPLLTEATKEFGEGNRAQAKLLLDVYQHVLPATAESLMLQIRFAALAGNPDSVQRYGKQLARSYPQSKQYQQFLANEY; this is translated from the coding sequence ATGTTGATAGCTGCAGGCATGTCGGTGGCTTTGCTGGCAGGCTGTTCCAGTTCACCGAAGGAGTCGCAACCGGCCAGTGGCGCAGCACAAACGCGCCTCGAGTTGGGTATGGCTTACCTGAATCAGGGGAACATGGACGCAGCAAAACAGAATTTGCAGAAAGCCGTTGACGGTGCGCCGCAGGATTATCGGACGCAGCTGGGGATGGCGCTTTACGAGCAAAAAAACGGCAATCAGAAAGCCGCAGAAAGCCGCTACCAGCAAGCGCTGAAGCTGGCGCCGCAAAATGGGACGGTGTTAAATAATTACGGTGCGTTTTTGTGTAGTTTAGGGCAGTATGTACCGGCACAACAGCAGTTTAGCGCCGCAGCTAATGCGCCTGATTACGGTCAGGTTGCTGACAGTCTGGAAAATGCAGGCTACTGTTTTCTGAAGGCCAATCAGAATGAGGAAGCGCGAGTGTTACTGAGCCGGGCATTGAAAGTTGATCCCGATAAAGGCGCACCCTTGCTGACTGAGGCAACCAAAGAATTTGGGGAAGGGAACCGCGCTCAGGCGAAACTTTTACTGGATGTATATCAACATGTTCTGCCAGCCACCGCTGAGAGTCTCATGTTGCAAATTCGATTCGCTGCGTTAGCGGGCAACCCGGATAGCGTTCAACGCTACGGTAAGCAACTTGCGCGTAGTTATCCACAATCTAAACAGTACCAGCAGTTCTTAGCCAATGAATACTGA
- a CDS encoding bifunctional tRNA (adenosine(37)-C2)-methyltransferase TrmG/ribosomal RNA large subunit methyltransferase RlmN, whose amino-acid sequence MSEFNTPEQTLSETTQASAEAVAVVAPAAAKINLLDLNRKQMREFFINMGEKPFRADQVMKWMYHYCSDDFEQMTDINKVLREKLARVAEIRAPEVASEQRSTDGTIKWAIQVGGQLVETVYIPDGDRATLCVSSQVGCALECTFCSTAQQGFNRNLRVSEIIGQVWRAAKIIGAAKVAGTRPITNVVMMGMGEPLLNLNNVVPAMEIMLDDFGFGLSKRRVTLSTSGVVPALDKLGDMIDVALAISLHAPNDTIRDEIVPINRKYNIDTFLAAVERYIGKSNANQGRVTIEYVMLDHINDGTEHAHELAERLKNTPCKINLIPWNPFPGAPYGRSSNSRIDRFSKVLMDYGFTVIVRKTRGDDIDAACGQLAGDVIDRTKRTLKKKMAGEQQISVKAV is encoded by the coding sequence ATGTCAGAATTCAACACGCCCGAGCAAACCTTGTCTGAGACTACCCAAGCTTCTGCAGAAGCCGTCGCCGTTGTCGCGCCTGCTGCCGCAAAAATTAACCTTCTTGATCTTAACCGCAAACAAATGCGTGAGTTCTTCATCAACATGGGCGAAAAACCGTTCCGTGCTGATCAGGTCATGAAGTGGATGTACCATTACTGCAGCGATGATTTCGAGCAAATGACCGATATCAACAAAGTGCTGCGTGAAAAGCTGGCCCGCGTTGCCGAAATTCGTGCACCGGAAGTCGCTTCAGAACAACGTTCCACTGACGGCACCATCAAATGGGCCATTCAGGTAGGCGGACAACTGGTTGAAACCGTGTATATCCCGGACGGCGACCGTGCGACGCTTTGCGTTTCTTCTCAGGTAGGCTGTGCGCTGGAATGTACTTTTTGTTCTACGGCACAACAGGGCTTTAACCGTAACCTGCGCGTGTCCGAAATTATCGGTCAGGTGTGGCGTGCGGCAAAAATTATCGGTGCCGCGAAAGTGGCCGGTACGCGTCCTATCACCAACGTGGTGATGATGGGTATGGGCGAACCTCTGCTGAACCTGAATAACGTGGTTCCGGCGATGGAAATCATGCTCGACGATTTCGGTTTTGGTCTGTCAAAACGTCGCGTAACGCTTTCCACATCAGGCGTCGTGCCTGCGCTGGATAAACTGGGCGATATGATTGACGTCGCACTGGCGATTTCCCTGCACGCGCCGAACGACACCATTCGTGACGAAATCGTGCCGATTAACCGCAAATACAATATCGATACTTTCCTGGCAGCGGTTGAGCGCTATATTGGCAAATCTAACGCCAATCAGGGGCGTGTCACCATCGAGTACGTTATGCTGGATCACATCAATGATGGCACCGAGCATGCGCACGAACTGGCAGAACGTCTGAAAAACACGCCATGCAAGATTAACCTGATCCCATGGAACCCGTTCCCGGGCGCGCCGTATGGCCGCAGCTCGAACAGCCGTATTGATCGTTTCTCTAAAGTGCTGATGGATTATGGCTTTACAGTTATCGTGCGCAAAACACGTGGCGATGACATTGATGCCGCGTGTGGTCAGCTGGCCGGTGATGTTATCGACCGTACCAAACGTACATTGAAGAAAAAAATGGCAGGCGAGCAACAGATTTCCGTAAAAGCCGTCTGA
- the ndk gene encoding nucleoside-diphosphate kinase yields the protein MTIERTFSIIKPNSVANNDIGAIYARFERAGFTIIASKMLKLTKEQAEGFYAEHKGRPFFDGLVEFMTSGPIMVQVLEGENAVQRNRDIMGATNPDNALAGTLRADFADSFTANAVHGSDAVESAQREIAYFFTESEICPR from the coding sequence ATGACTATCGAACGTACTTTCTCCATCATCAAGCCAAACTCCGTAGCTAACAACGACATCGGTGCTATCTACGCACGTTTCGAACGCGCTGGTTTCACTATCATCGCGTCAAAAATGCTGAAACTGACTAAAGAACAAGCTGAAGGCTTCTACGCAGAACACAAAGGCCGTCCTTTCTTCGACGGTCTGGTTGAGTTCATGACTTCTGGCCCGATCATGGTTCAGGTTCTGGAAGGCGAAAATGCAGTTCAGCGTAACCGTGACATCATGGGCGCAACTAACCCGGACAACGCTCTGGCAGGCACCCTGCGTGCAGACTTCGCTGACAGCTTCACGGCTAACGCGGTTCACGGTTCTGACGCTGTAGAATCTGCACAACGCGAAATCGCTTATTTCTTCACCGAAAGCGAAATCTGCCCGCGTTAA
- the sseB gene encoding enhanced serine sensitivity protein SseB — translation MSVPHDHLPAGAAATDGENELERLLRLSVTAPAWRPAFYQTLLESTVFVLGDAGQDDAEKQGSVAITAGSELNILHWEKQDGSSIIPFFSSVDVLEKASAGESPDEQAFVALPARVLFEMTQGEELFLNPKSEYGKEFTPNEVTLLLSNGGLNAPSELVLDKESQLLIGQPDEYPSAMIDALTTLFTQKKPVRRAFMALIHDKAVDDQPNLLIGVEADGDEQEIDALIREAGNVASETSPDDRPVDFCIVSEKERGISHYLISHTQPFYQRKWGSWLRNIIPSSGQA, via the coding sequence ATGAGTGTCCCACACGATCATCTTCCTGCTGGCGCAGCGGCGACTGACGGTGAAAACGAGCTGGAGCGTCTGCTTCGCCTTTCTGTCACCGCACCGGCATGGCGTCCGGCGTTTTATCAAACTTTGCTGGAATCCACCGTTTTTGTGCTGGGTGATGCAGGGCAGGATGACGCTGAAAAGCAGGGCAGTGTGGCGATCACCGCAGGCAGTGAACTGAATATTTTGCACTGGGAAAAGCAGGATGGCAGTTCGATCATTCCTTTCTTTTCTTCGGTGGACGTCCTGGAAAAAGCCAGTGCCGGTGAAAGCCCGGATGAGCAGGCGTTTGTCGCGCTGCCTGCCCGTGTGTTGTTTGAAATGACACAAGGGGAAGAATTGTTTCTGAATCCCAAGTCAGAATACGGCAAAGAATTCACGCCAAATGAAGTCACGCTGTTGCTGAGCAATGGCGGGCTGAATGCGCCCTCGGAGCTGGTGCTGGATAAAGAAAGCCAGCTGCTGATTGGTCAGCCGGACGAATATCCTTCCGCTATGATCGACGCGCTGACCACGCTGTTCACGCAGAAAAAGCCGGTGCGCCGCGCCTTTATGGCGCTGATCCATGATAAAGCCGTGGACGATCAGCCAAACCTGTTAATTGGTGTTGAGGCTGACGGTGATGAGCAGGAAATCGATGCGCTGATCCGCGAGGCGGGGAATGTGGCGAGCGAAACCTCACCCGACGATCGTCCGGTGGATTTCTGTATCGTTTCTGAAAAGGAACGCGGTATCAGCCATTATCTGATCAGCCACACGCAGCCGTTCTACCAGCGCAAGTGGGGAAGCTGGTTGCGTAACATTATTCCGTCGTCCGGTCAGGCATAA